The DNA sequence TAATAGGGTGCCAATGGTACATAGCTTCAAAAAAAGCATTGAAATTATAATTTTTTGGCACATATAATTTTGAAACATTTCTACAGCCCAAACCGTAATATCTAAAAATATCTTCGGATAGTGCTTGTAGTTCATCATGAGTTTCCTTACCAGTTAAAACGGCAACTGAATTACGATTATTTCTAATGATTGAAGGTTTTCCTTTAAAATAATATTCAAAATAACGAGCTGTATTATTACTTCCGGTAGCTATTACGGCATCAAAATCAGTAAGTTTTTCTTCTTTAAAAGTAATACAACCCTTAAACTGAGGTTCTACATATTCTAAGTATTTAGCTAAAAAAGGGAGTAGGTGTCTGTCTTTGGATGCTTGCTTAACAATAACATGGTGGCCACTTATTAAAACGGATAAAAAATCATGAAATCCAACTAAAGGAATGTTTCCAGCCATAATAATGGCTACTTTTTTTGGGGTCTTTTCAACAATATTATAAGGGGTTAACCACTTTTTAATGTTTTTTTTGGTCAGCAATTTGTGCCAACCTTCTAAAGAAAACAAAATATTTTCTTTAGT is a window from the Pseudalgibacter alginicilyticus genome containing:
- a CDS encoding acyl-CoA reductase; its protein translation is MDLQQRINAFSNLGAFLEQFSNDKIEKKDQVLYNDLFFDGFIHQLKIAQEHNDWFTKENILFSLEGWHKLLTKKNIKKWLTPYNIVEKTPKKVAIIMAGNIPLVGFHDFLSVLISGHHVIVKQASKDRHLLPFLAKYLEYVEPQFKGCITFKEEKLTDFDAVIATGSNNTARYFEYYFKGKPSIIRNNRNSVAVLTGKETHDELQALSEDIFRYYGLGCRNVSKLYVPKNYNFNAFFEAMYHWHPIIDTAKYANNYDYNKAVYLMSEFDMLENGFLMIKEDKSFSSPIATVFYEYYDSQDQLKETLKRKKNNIQCIVSKGFDDKEVYFGNTQKPQLYDYADGIDSISFLGKI